Proteins from one Desulfonema limicola genomic window:
- a CDS encoding N-acetylmuramoyl-L-alanine amidase codes for MILNIKCSKKIIILMFFIICILKAWHPENLWALSAEQEFYRAEVHFNNFMKNQDMVKYRDNWIVCIDKFESAYQKDPLGKFAPASLYMTGKLWQELYYKSGIKSDKHEAVDIFSRIIKRFPWSSYRKKAENSLAKLNGSSPGENTDSEEIPHLTKKTPLDKKDINLDKEISSLPVKQREQIFIESKAMYHQSLKNKSSQELARIFKDDEKDNETKDKAPDFKLPLADATIVNGLRVWSNPNYTRIVVDGDRQTDYTHKLLDKDVSLHKPQRLYIDFENSILGQNIPKVIPIDDDLLRGARAGQRTPSSVRVVIDIKSFKTYKIFSLNNPFRTIIDVWGQDAGTAHSSASHKTAQPKSYTEKPYYKKPVPAKQPDVKSNMTTHDLAKQLALGVKRIVIDPGHGGHDGGAPGYYSGVWEKNIVLSIANRLARKIRAELGCEIILTRSNDRFLSLEERTAIANTKNADLFISIHANASKNKRAYGIETYFLNLATDDDAILVAARENATSRKNISDLQTILNDLMKNSKINESSRLAAHIQTSMYSHLKRHYSNIKNKGVKQAPFYVLLGAQMPSILIETSFISNKMECSRLQNGNYQEHICTAIVNGIRKYIKETSPTAFLKEYPGKKG; via the coding sequence ATGATTTTAAATATAAAATGCAGTAAAAAAATAATAATATTGATGTTTTTTATAATATGTATCTTGAAAGCATGGCATCCCGAAAACCTGTGGGCACTTAGTGCAGAACAGGAGTTTTACAGGGCAGAGGTTCATTTTAACAATTTTATGAAAAATCAGGATATGGTTAAATACAGGGATAACTGGATAGTCTGTATTGATAAATTTGAATCTGCCTATCAAAAAGATCCTTTGGGAAAATTTGCACCGGCAAGTCTTTATATGACAGGGAAACTCTGGCAGGAATTGTATTATAAATCAGGCATAAAGTCAGATAAGCATGAAGCAGTGGATATATTCAGCAGAATTATAAAACGATTTCCCTGGAGCAGCTATCGAAAAAAAGCTGAAAATTCCCTTGCAAAATTAAACGGGTCAAGCCCCGGGGAAAATACAGATTCCGAAGAAATACCACACTTAACGAAAAAAACACCTTTAGATAAAAAAGATATAAATCTTGATAAAGAGATTTCAAGCCTGCCTGTAAAACAAAGGGAACAAATATTTATAGAATCCAAGGCTATGTACCATCAATCATTAAAAAACAAGTCTTCTCAGGAACTTGCAAGGATATTTAAGGATGATGAAAAAGATAATGAAACAAAGGATAAAGCCCCTGATTTTAAACTGCCTTTGGCAGATGCAACAATTGTCAACGGCCTTCGTGTATGGTCAAATCCCAATTATACCAGGATAGTTGTGGATGGAGACAGACAAACTGATTATACCCATAAATTATTAGACAAGGATGTATCACTTCATAAACCCCAGCGCCTTTATATAGATTTTGAAAACAGCATACTTGGACAAAATATTCCCAAGGTTATCCCCATTGATGATGATCTGCTCAGGGGAGCAAGGGCAGGCCAGAGAACACCTTCTTCCGTCAGGGTAGTCATTGATATTAAATCATTTAAAACATATAAAATATTTTCTCTTAACAATCCTTTTAGAACCATTATTGATGTTTGGGGACAGGATGCAGGAACTGCCCATTCCTCAGCTTCACATAAAACAGCCCAGCCCAAAAGCTATACTGAAAAGCCTTATTATAAAAAACCGGTTCCAGCTAAACAGCCTGATGTAAAATCTAATATGACTACCCATGATCTTGCCAAGCAGCTAGCCTTAGGTGTGAAAAGAATAGTAATTGATCCAGGTCATGGAGGACATGACGGCGGTGCTCCAGGATATTATTCTGGAGTTTGGGAAAAAAACATTGTTTTAAGCATTGCCAACCGCCTTGCCAGAAAAATCCGCGCCGAGCTTGGATGCGAGATAATACTTACACGCAGCAATGACCGGTTTCTAAGCCTTGAAGAACGGACAGCAATAGCAAATACCAAAAATGCTGATCTTTTTATTTCCATACATGCCAATGCCTCAAAAAATAAACGTGCATACGGCATTGAAACATATTTTCTCAACCTGGCAACAGATGATGATGCCATTCTTGTTGCAGCCCGTGAAAATGCAACATCCAGAAAGAATATCAGTGATCTTCAGACTATTTTAAATGATCTGATGAAAAATTCAAAAATCAATGAATCAAGCAGGCTTGCAGCCCATATTCAAACATCAATGTATTCCCATTTAAAAAGACATTATTCAAATATAAAAAACAAAGGGGTGAAACAGGCTCCCTTTTATGTACTTTTAGGTGCCCAAATGCCTTCTATTTTAATAGAAACCTCATTTATAAGTAACAAAATGGAATGCAGCCGGCTTCAAAATGGAAATTACCAGGAACATATCTGCACTGCTATTGTCAATGGAATCAGGAAATATATAAAAGAGACAAGTCCAACAGCGTTCTTAAAAGAATACCCTGGGAAAAAAGGCTGA
- a CDS encoding YhbY family RNA-binding protein: MLKGFQKKYLRGIAHKLKPVVFVGQKGITQTMIQSVDEALNTHELIKLKFNDFKEKEQKTEILGIIETKTKSQTAGLVGHIAILFRQHHDPEKQKIKIPVKE, from the coding sequence ATGCTTAAAGGATTTCAAAAAAAATATCTTAGAGGGATTGCCCATAAACTCAAGCCGGTTGTATTTGTCGGCCAGAAAGGAATTACCCAGACCATGATCCAGTCAGTTGACGAGGCTTTAAACACCCATGAACTGATAAAGCTTAAATTTAATGATTTTAAGGAAAAAGAACAGAAAACCGAGATACTGGGTATCATTGAAACAAAAACCAAAAGCCAGACAGCCGGACTTGTCGGCCATATTGCTATTTTATTCAGACAGCATCATGATCCTGAAAAACAGAAAATCAAGATTCCTGTTAAAGAATGA
- the glp gene encoding gephyrin-like molybdotransferase Glp has product MKDFLKVVSTDNVMDYLSCFSKMGTEHISINNVFNRILGEDIFSDNNLPGFKRATMDGYAINAGSSFGASESNPAYLIIKGSILMGQVPDFSIGPGEAARISTGGMLPEGADSVVMIEHTEMLDNTNIEVYKSVAPGQHIVDKGEDFKKGEKILCKGRRINAPEIGLLGAYGRDMVKVYKKPKIAIISTGDEIVPINQVPKMGQVRDINTYTLAGLVTGAGAEPSILGIVRDDYNSLLDKCTDALNNTDMVLLSGGSSMGMRDFTLEIISALPKSEVLVHGVSISPGKPTILAKSGEKAVWGLPGHVVSAMIVFKTLVRPFVEYISGLMPEYARILKLPAKLSRNLSSAQGRVDYVRVRVIKKQDGFWAEPVLGKSGLLNTIIKADGLVEIGLNVEGLDKGEDVEVIVL; this is encoded by the coding sequence ATGAAAGATTTTTTAAAAGTAGTATCAACAGATAATGTTATGGATTATCTGTCCTGTTTTTCAAAAATGGGAACAGAACACATATCCATAAATAATGTTTTTAACAGGATTCTTGGGGAAGATATTTTTTCTGACAATAATTTACCCGGGTTTAAACGTGCTACTATGGACGGTTATGCCATAAATGCAGGTTCAAGTTTTGGTGCTTCTGAATCAAATCCTGCATATCTTATTATTAAAGGCAGTATATTAATGGGACAGGTTCCTGATTTTTCAATAGGACCTGGAGAAGCAGCCAGGATATCAACCGGCGGGATGCTGCCTGAAGGTGCAGACAGTGTTGTTATGATTGAACATACTGAGATGCTGGATAATACAAATATAGAGGTTTACAAAAGCGTGGCTCCGGGTCAGCATATTGTTGATAAAGGCGAAGATTTTAAAAAAGGGGAAAAAATCCTCTGCAAAGGCCGGAGAATAAATGCTCCTGAAATCGGACTGCTTGGAGCTTATGGCAGGGATATGGTCAAAGTATATAAAAAACCCAAAATAGCCATAATTTCAACAGGAGATGAAATTGTCCCCATTAACCAGGTTCCAAAAATGGGCCAGGTACGTGATATTAATACCTATACCCTGGCAGGACTGGTAACAGGGGCAGGAGCAGAACCCAGTATTTTGGGTATTGTCAGAGATGATTACAATTCATTGTTAGATAAATGCACTGATGCTTTAAATAATACAGATATGGTCTTGCTTTCAGGAGGAAGTTCTATGGGTATGAGAGATTTTACACTTGAAATTATCTCTGCCCTTCCCAAATCCGAGGTTTTAGTTCACGGGGTATCCATAAGCCCGGGCAAGCCTACCATTTTGGCAAAATCAGGTGAAAAAGCAGTGTGGGGGCTTCCTGGACATGTGGTTTCTGCAATGATTGTTTTTAAAACACTTGTCAGGCCTTTTGTGGAATATATATCAGGTCTTATGCCTGAATATGCACGCATATTAAAACTGCCTGCAAAACTGAGCAGAAACCTTTCTTCTGCCCAGGGCAGGGTTGATTACGTAAGGGTTCGGGTAATCAAAAAGCAGGACGGGTTTTGGGCAGAACCGGTTTTGGGCAAGTCAGGGCTTCTAAATACAATAATAAAAGCAGACGGGCTTGTTGAAATAGGACTCAATGTTGAGGGGCTGGACAAGGGAGAAGATGTTGAGGTTATTGTATTATGA
- a CDS encoding PqiC family protein gives MKKKNFYIQSILIIFIILIICSCSRTQPSRFYILNSISESDIHLSSPKNTGLIVGIGPVDIPDYLQRPNIVTRTRKNSLMLAEYDKWAGSLKHDIPLILAENLSIALNTDHVFIYPWKTMLPVKYQVKIEIIRFDAEPEKQASLTARWLILGQDGQKPVKMKKSTISLPVIKKGYEAIVAAQSQALGVLSLEIANEINSVEK, from the coding sequence ATGAAGAAAAAAAATTTTTATATACAGTCAATCCTGATTATATTTATTATATTAATCATCTGCTCATGCAGCAGAACACAGCCTTCAAGATTTTATATCCTGAATTCAATTTCTGAATCTGATATTCATCTTTCCAGTCCAAAAAATACAGGTTTGATTGTAGGCATAGGCCCTGTTGATATTCCAGATTATCTTCAAAGACCCAATATTGTTACAAGGACCAGGAAAAACAGTCTTATGCTTGCAGAGTATGATAAATGGGCAGGCTCATTAAAACATGATATTCCCCTTATTCTTGCTGAAAATCTTTCTATTGCTCTTAATACCGATCATGTTTTTATTTATCCCTGGAAAACTATGCTGCCTGTAAAATATCAGGTCAAGATCGAAATAATCCGCTTTGATGCAGAACCTGAAAAGCAGGCATCCCTGACTGCACGCTGGTTAATTCTTGGTCAAGACGGACAAAAACCAGTAAAAATGAAGAAATCAACCATATCTCTGCCTGTAATCAAAAAAGGATATGAAGCCATTGTTGCTGCACAAAGCCAGGCACTTGGAGTTTTAAGCCTTGAAATTGCTAATGAGATTAATTCTGTTGAAAAATAA
- a CDS encoding MlaD family protein yields the protein MSRKTNPATIGIFVIAAIILTGAGVLIFGSGKFLKDTKSYILYFDGNVAGLKIGAPVTFKGVNIGSVSKILLHFDSNDMSLRIPVIIEIENDQIEDINNKTRILADKNNLVLELVNKGLKAQLKVQSLVTGQLYIEFDFHPQKPIRLAGVETLAYDTRLPELPTIPSEIEELQRTLEKIPLETMIHKAIAALESIENIISSTQTKEALSALSNTMKNIEKLAVTANYKIDDLASGSQGVLNDAQAFLQSADTLVREIDKQIKPVASNINTTFKTASSSLKKADKTLMSIENIAGSNSQLQYELTNTLKELSAAARSIRIFAEYLERHPEALIQGKRGN from the coding sequence ATGAGCAGAAAAACAAACCCGGCCACAATTGGCATATTTGTCATTGCAGCAATTATATTAACAGGTGCAGGAGTTTTAATATTTGGTTCTGGAAAATTTTTAAAAGATACGAAAAGCTATATATTGTATTTTGACGGGAATGTGGCTGGTCTTAAAATTGGGGCACCAGTTACTTTTAAAGGTGTTAATATTGGTTCTGTTTCAAAAATCCTCCTGCATTTTGATTCTAATGACATGTCGCTCAGGATACCGGTAATTATAGAAATAGAAAACGATCAGATAGAAGATATTAACAATAAGACAAGAATTTTAGCTGATAAAAACAATCTTGTTTTAGAACTGGTCAACAAAGGTTTAAAAGCACAGCTTAAAGTCCAGAGTCTTGTAACAGGTCAGCTTTATATAGAGTTTGATTTTCATCCCCAAAAACCCATACGCCTTGCAGGAGTTGAAACCCTTGCCTATGACACCAGGCTGCCTGAACTGCCAACTATTCCTTCAGAGATTGAAGAGTTGCAGAGAACCCTTGAAAAAATTCCCCTTGAAACTATGATTCACAAGGCCATTGCAGCACTTGAAAGTATTGAAAATATAATAAGCTCCACTCAAACCAAAGAGGCTCTTTCAGCATTAAGCAATACAATGAAAAATATTGAAAAACTGGCAGTAACAGCCAACTATAAAATTGATGATCTTGCATCAGGTTCTCAAGGGGTTTTAAATGATGCCCAAGCCTTTTTGCAAAGTGCTGATACCCTGGTCAGGGAGATTGATAAACAGATCAAGCCTGTGGCATCCAATATTAATACAACCTTTAAAACTGCATCTTCAAGCCTGAAAAAAGCAGATAAAACCCTTATGTCAATAGAAAATATAGCAGGAAGCAACTCACAGCTGCAATATGAACTGACAAACACCTTAAAGGAACTTTCAGCAGCAGCAAGGTCTATCCGTATTTTTGCAGAATACCTGGAAAGACATCCTGAAGCCCTGATTCAGGGAAAAAGAGGAAATTAA
- a CDS encoding ABC transporter ATP-binding protein: MEEKKTNILVENLTMAYGDFVIQKDLNFSINNEDIFIIMGGSGCGKSTLLRHLVGLKRPAQGRVMYKDKNFWDTDPEERSKIMQNCGILYQKGALWSSMTLGENIALPLGEYTDLKKDQIKDIVSLKLALVGLAGFEDYYPSEISGGMQKRAGLARAMALDPEILFFDEPSAGLDPVSARLLDDLILELRNSLGATIVIVTHELASIFAIGNNSVFLDPETKTMIAGGNPNTLLKESEDPRVIKFLTRGEKE; the protein is encoded by the coding sequence ATGGAAGAAAAAAAAACTAATATTTTAGTTGAAAATCTTACAATGGCCTATGGAGATTTTGTTATCCAGAAAGATCTCAATTTTTCCATAAACAATGAAGATATTTTTATTATAATGGGTGGAAGCGGGTGTGGAAAAAGTACCCTTTTGCGGCACCTTGTTGGATTAAAAAGACCTGCTCAAGGCAGGGTAATGTATAAAGATAAGAACTTCTGGGATACTGACCCGGAGGAGCGCAGTAAAATCATGCAGAACTGCGGCATACTTTATCAAAAAGGCGCTCTCTGGAGTTCCATGACTCTGGGGGAAAACATTGCCCTGCCTTTGGGTGAATATACGGATTTGAAAAAAGATCAGATAAAGGATATTGTATCCCTTAAGCTTGCACTTGTCGGGCTGGCAGGTTTTGAAGACTACTACCCTTCTGAAATCAGCGGGGGAATGCAGAAACGTGCAGGACTTGCAAGGGCTATGGCCCTTGATCCTGAAATCCTGTTTTTTGACGAGCCTTCAGCAGGGCTTGATCCTGTGAGTGCAAGACTGCTTGACGATTTGATCCTGGAACTCAGAAACAGCCTGGGAGCAACCATTGTTATTGTTACCCATGAACTGGCAAGCATATTTGCCATAGGAAACAATTCCGTGTTTCTTGACCCTGAGACCAAAACCATGATAGCAGGGGGGAATCCCAATACCCTGCTCAAAGAATCTGAAGATCCCAGGGTTATAAAATTTCTTACACGGGGTGAAAAAGAATAA
- a CDS encoding MlaE family ABC transporter permease: protein MKPSSQNFQIDFSFPSDNTTLIVHFAGSWKLAEKLPSTDIVVHQIKSASSIKTIGFETSKISDWDTGLLIFVTRIMDFCKNSEIQVDQKGLPPGVQRLLALAGAVPERKGARKTEEKQSWLSRVGKTSIDIFNNTADMIHFTGEVTLAFMKMLAGRARFRGSDMVLTIQECGPNALPIVTLISILVGVILAFVGAIQLKMFGAQIYIADLVGLGMAREMGAMMAAIIMAGRTGSAYAAQLGSMQANEEIDALITLGISPMEFLVLPRMIALGLMMPLLCIYADLMGILGGAVVGIGMMDISPAAYFHQTRNAVALNHFAVGIFKSCVFGILVALSGCMRGMQCGRSASAVGIAATSAVVTAIVAIIVSDALLTILFSIIGI from the coding sequence ATGAAGCCATCTTCTCAAAATTTTCAAATAGATTTTTCTTTTCCTTCTGATAATACCACCCTTATTGTTCATTTTGCCGGATCATGGAAACTGGCTGAGAAACTGCCGTCAACAGATATTGTGGTGCATCAGATTAAATCTGCTTCCAGTATCAAGACCATAGGTTTTGAAACAAGTAAAATATCTGACTGGGATACAGGGCTGCTGATCTTTGTAACCAGGATTATGGATTTTTGCAAAAACTCAGAAATCCAGGTTGACCAGAAAGGGCTGCCTCCCGGGGTTCAGCGTCTTCTGGCACTTGCAGGTGCAGTTCCTGAAAGAAAAGGTGCCAGAAAGACAGAAGAAAAACAGTCCTGGCTGAGTCGTGTTGGGAAAACTTCAATTGATATTTTTAACAATACTGCAGACATGATTCATTTTACAGGTGAGGTTACCCTGGCATTTATGAAAATGCTTGCAGGCAGGGCGCGCTTTCGCGGGTCTGATATGGTCTTGACTATTCAGGAATGCGGCCCCAATGCCCTTCCCATTGTTACCCTTATCAGTATCCTGGTTGGTGTTATCCTGGCTTTTGTAGGAGCAATACAGCTTAAAATGTTTGGAGCCCAGATTTATATAGCTGATCTTGTAGGACTGGGAATGGCCCGTGAAATGGGTGCCATGATGGCTGCTATTATCATGGCCGGACGCACAGGTTCAGCCTATGCAGCCCAGCTTGGAAGTATGCAGGCAAATGAAGAGATTGACGCATTGATTACTTTGGGAATTTCTCCAATGGAATTTCTTGTTCTTCCCAGGATGATTGCTTTGGGCTTAATGATGCCCCTGCTCTGTATTTATGCTGATCTTATGGGAATTTTGGGCGGGGCTGTTGTTGGTATCGGCATGATGGATATAAGCCCGGCTGCATATTTTCATCAGACCCGGAATGCTGTTGCATTAAATCATTTTGCGGTAGGAATTTTTAAAAGCTGTGTTTTTGGCATTCTTGTAGCTCTTTCAGGATGCATGAGAGGAATGCAGTGCGGCCGAAGTGCTTCTGCAGTCGGTATTGCAGCAACCTCGGCAGTTGTTACCGCAATTGTGGCTATTATTGTTTCAGATGCCCTGCTTACAATTCTTTTCAGCATCATAGGTATTTAA
- a CDS encoding metal ABC transporter solute-binding protein, Zn/Mn family → MKYFQIKKMFLLVLLCIWPQSSVTASDVLPVFVSIIPQKYFVEKIGGDFVNVFVMVEPGAGPATYEPKPRQMTDLNKTELYFAIGVPFENVWLKKISAGNPNMQIIYTQEGIEKLPMASHSHDHEEETHEKEKGHFENDHRIKDPHIWLSPPLVMIQARNILTALIDAAPVHKLSFENNYKTFINELIDLDIEMRNMFAEKRKSSEFMVFHPSWGYFAKAYGLKQIPVELEGKTPKPAHLQELINQAKAKKINIIFVQPQFSSKSAEVIARAISGRVISLDSLALNWAENLRNAGLQLKNSLQ, encoded by the coding sequence ATGAAGTATTTTCAAATCAAGAAAATGTTTTTACTGGTTTTATTGTGTATATGGCCTCAATCTTCAGTTACAGCTTCTGATGTACTGCCTGTTTTTGTAAGCATTATTCCCCAGAAATATTTTGTTGAGAAGATTGGAGGGGATTTTGTCAATGTTTTTGTCATGGTTGAACCTGGTGCAGGGCCTGCAACCTATGAACCCAAACCCAGACAGATGACTGATTTGAATAAGACTGAACTTTATTTTGCAATTGGAGTACCTTTTGAAAATGTATGGCTCAAGAAGATTAGTGCTGGAAATCCCAACATGCAAATTATTTACACCCAGGAAGGAATTGAAAAACTGCCCATGGCATCTCACAGCCATGACCATGAAGAAGAAACCCATGAAAAAGAAAAAGGACATTTTGAAAACGATCACAGGATAAAAGATCCTCATATCTGGCTTTCTCCGCCCCTGGTGATGATCCAGGCAAGAAATATCCTGACAGCACTGATTGATGCTGCACCTGTGCATAAACTTAGTTTTGAAAACAATTATAAAACCTTTATCAATGAATTGATTGATCTTGACATTGAAATGCGCAATATGTTTGCAGAAAAAAGAAAATCTTCAGAATTCATGGTCTTTCATCCTTCATGGGGATATTTTGCCAAAGCCTATGGATTAAAGCAGATTCCAGTTGAACTGGAAGGAAAAACACCAAAACCTGCCCATTTACAGGAACTCATAAACCAGGCAAAGGCAAAAAAGATTAATATAATTTTTGTACAGCCCCAGTTTTCCTCAAAAAGTGCAGAGGTTATTGCCAGGGCAATCTCAGGCCGGGTCATTTCTCTGGATTCTCTGGCATTAAACTGGGCTGAAAACCTGAGAAATGCAGGTTTGCAGTTAAAAAACTCCTTACAATAA
- a CDS encoding metal ABC transporter ATP-binding protein, translating into MNNSPVIEIEDLWFSYNGRPVLKGINLCLNQGDFTAMIGPNGGGKTTLMKLMLGLLKPGKGIVKIFGQNPRQAASRLGYVPQEIGINKDFPISVMDVVLMGRLKTLKGWSRHSRKDRDAVQKVLENMDMWAYRKRRIGELSGGQRQRIFIARALVTEPDILFLDEPTASVDSVHQADFFTLLKEINKKVTIIIVNHDLMVISRYVKSVACVNRTLHYHNAARVTDEMIQMYQCPVELIAHGIPHRVLRTHNN; encoded by the coding sequence ATGAATAATTCACCTGTAATAGAAATAGAAGATCTCTGGTTTTCATATAATGGAAGACCTGTTCTTAAAGGCATAAACCTGTGCTTGAATCAGGGTGATTTTACAGCCATGATCGGACCCAACGGGGGTGGAAAAACCACATTAATGAAACTAATGCTCGGTCTTTTAAAGCCTGGAAAAGGAATTGTTAAGATTTTTGGACAAAATCCCAGGCAGGCTGCCAGCAGGCTGGGTTATGTACCCCAAGAAATCGGGATTAACAAGGATTTTCCCATATCTGTTATGGATGTTGTGTTAATGGGAAGATTGAAAACCTTAAAAGGCTGGTCAAGACATTCCCGCAAAGACAGGGACGCTGTACAAAAAGTTCTGGAAAATATGGATATGTGGGCATATAGAAAAAGACGTATTGGTGAACTTTCAGGAGGACAGCGGCAGAGAATCTTTATTGCAAGGGCCCTTGTAACAGAACCAGATATATTGTTCCTCGATGAGCCGACAGCAAGTGTGGATTCAGTGCATCAGGCTGATTTTTTTACTCTTTTAAAAGAAATTAATAAAAAGGTTACCATTATCATTGTCAACCATGATCTTATGGTTATTTCCCGTTATGTTAAATCTGTTGCCTGTGTAAACAGAACCCTTCATTATCACAATGCAGCCCGGGTAACAGATGAAATGATTCAGATGTATCAATGCCCCGTGGAACTTATTGCACACGGTATCCCCCACAGGGTATTACGGACCCACAATAATTAG
- a CDS encoding Fur family transcriptional regulator, whose translation MKNELEYIDMLEKCGLGSTPNRLAVLAIVAKSSSPLTAQEVFETLNRTKGINRVTVYRILELLVDIKLLERLSGGDRSFRYGMGVNANNLEHPHFFCTKCGNMECLNPGTLDFNIDDFQKTFTGKVERVEIRIDGICKNCLRKI comes from the coding sequence ATGAAAAATGAACTTGAATATATAGACATGCTTGAAAAATGCGGCCTGGGCAGTACACCTAACCGGCTGGCTGTACTTGCAATAGTTGCCAAAAGTTCATCTCCTCTTACAGCACAGGAAGTATTTGAAACCCTGAACCGTACAAAGGGCATAAACCGTGTTACGGTTTACCGGATTCTTGAACTGCTTGTGGATATCAAGCTTCTTGAGCGTCTCAGCGGGGGAGACCGATCCTTTCGTTACGGCATGGGGGTTAATGCCAATAATCTTGAACATCCTCATTTTTTTTGTACCAAATGCGGAAATATGGAATGTCTTAATCCTGGAACCCTGGATTTTAATATAGATGATTTTCAAAAAACATTTACAGGAAAGGTAGAAAGGGTTGAAATCCGCATTGACGGGATTTGTAAAAACTGCCTGAGAAAAATATAA
- a CDS encoding substrate-binding periplasmic protein encodes MKFIKITYLFFLIFITYLSFNPSYLEGQEIKRVFFAQDPWPPYTLKDTTPTGGHAVEIIKEIFRRLDIDVDLQLYPWKRVLMKAEDGEIDGIMMLSKDEERERYLIFSNFIVVDNDLIWYAPEHFRLKWGKDFEWKTLADLKPYQIGVVIGNSYGDAFQKATTDYKFAIEPTVSDKQNFLKLADGRIDIFISSEIPALYIINGDPALKGKIKSAATPFRPDPLKMYMAFSKKSPAKILLPKVNKVIADMQQSGFIDRVLGRLK; translated from the coding sequence ATGAAGTTCATTAAAATAACATATTTGTTTTTTTTAATATTCATTACTTATCTATCTTTTAACCCATCTTACTTAGAGGGGCAAGAAATCAAAAGAGTCTTTTTTGCTCAAGACCCATGGCCACCTTATACATTAAAAGACACGACTCCAACAGGAGGACATGCAGTTGAGATCATCAAAGAAATATTCCGTCGTTTAGATATTGATGTTGATTTGCAACTGTATCCCTGGAAAAGAGTTTTAATGAAAGCAGAAGACGGAGAAATTGATGGTATTATGATGTTGAGTAAAGATGAAGAAAGAGAACGATATTTGATTTTTAGTAATTTTATAGTAGTAGATAACGACCTGATTTGGTATGCACCTGAGCATTTCAGGTTGAAATGGGGTAAAGACTTTGAATGGAAAACACTTGCAGACTTAAAACCTTATCAAATTGGCGTTGTTATTGGAAACAGCTACGGTGATGCATTTCAAAAAGCAACAACGGATTATAAGTTTGCTATTGAACCAACTGTTTCAGATAAACAAAATTTTCTAAAACTTGCGGACGGAAGAATAGATATTTTCATATCCAGTGAGATACCTGCACTTTACATAATAAATGGAGATCCCGCACTAAAAGGAAAAATTAAGTCTGCTGCTACCCCATTCAGACCTGACCCTCTCAAGATGTACATGGCATTCTCAAAAAAATCTCCTGCGAAGATATTATTGCCAAAAGTTAATAAGGTGATCGCTGATATGCAGCAAAGTGGATTTATTGATAGAGTTTTAGGAAGGCTTAAATAG